One segment of Trypanosoma brucei brucei TREU927 chromosome 8, complete sequence DNA contains the following:
- a CDS encoding centrin, putative, which produces MSTTNRGGNSPVAQSVNRSIAPGMSLSGSALAVLTEEQRQEIKEAFDLFDTDGSGTIDVKELKVAMRALGFEPRKDEVRRLIASTMEERGDPAPVKPGTAPGADNHVIGFAEFVDLMARKMNERDSREEMLKAFHLFDDDKTGKITFKNLKRVAQELGENMTDSEIQEMIDEADRDGDGEVSEEEFLRIMKKTSLY; this is translated from the coding sequence ATGAGCACCACCAACCGTGGCGGTAATTCCCCCGTCGCGCAGAGTGTGAACCGTTCGATAGCTCCGGGGATGAGTCTGAGCGGCTCCGCCCTTGCCGTACTGACGGAGGAGCAGCGCCAAGAAATTAAGGAGGCTTTCGATCTCTTCGATACTGATGGCAGTGGAACCATTGacgtgaaggaactgaaggttGCGATGAGGGCGCTGGGATTTGAACCACGGAAGGATGAAGTGCGCCGCTTGATCGCGTCGACAATGGAGGAGCGTGGTGACCCGGCACCTGTTAAACCTGGTACTGCACCTGGTGCGGACAACCACGTCATCGGGTTTGCCGAGTTTGTTGATCTGATGGCGCGCAAGATGAATGAGCGTGACTCACGTGAGGAGATGTTGAAGGCGTTTCACCTATTCGACGACGACAAAACGGGAAAGATAACTTTCAAGAACCTGAAACGGGTCGCGCAGGAGTTGGGCGAAAACATGACGGACTCTGAAATACAAGAGATGATCGACGAGGCTGATAGGGACGGTGACGGTGAGGTAAGTGAGGAGGAGTTCCTTCGCATCATGAAGAAAACTTCGCTCTATTAG
- a CDS encoding 40S ribosomal protein S9, putative, with translation MRNYNNFNRVWKAPRRPFEKERLDREMKLCGQYGLRCKREIWRVNMTLSKMRRTARLLLTLPENHPRRLLEGSAIMRRCHGYGFLDEDKDKLDYVLSLTVPDILERRLQTVVFKHGLAKSVHHSRVLIQQRHIAVAKQIVTIPSFIVRVSSEHHIAFADASPFGNGRPGRVKRVKRNAAKKGSGGGDDDE, from the coding sequence ATGCGCAACTACAACAACTTCAACCGCGTGTGGAAGGCCCCACGGCGACCCTTCGAGAAGGAGCGTCTCGACCGTGAGATGAAGCTCTGCGGGCAGTACGGCCTGCGCTGCAAGCGCGAGATTTGGCGCGTCAACATGACACTCTCAAAGATGCGTCGCACTGCTCGCCTTTTGCTGACGCTTCCGGAGAACCACCCGCGCCGCCTTCTTGAGGGCTCTGCGATTATGCGCCGCTGCCACGGATATGGTTTCCTCGACGAAGATAAGGACAAACTCGATTATGTGCTTTCTCTCACCGTTCCCGACATTCTCGAGCGCCGCCTTCAAACGGTCGTCTTCAAGCATGGCCTCGCAAAGTCAGTTCACCACTCCCGTGTTCTTATCCAACAGCGGCACATTGCTGTTGCTAAGCAAATCGTTACGATTCCTTCCTTTATCGTGCGCGTGAGCTCTGAGCACCACATCGCCTTTGCGGATGCGTCGCCATTCGGCAATGGTCGCCCAGGTCGCGTGAAGCGTGTGAAAAGGAACGCTGCGAAGAAGGGtagcggtggtggtgatgatgacgagTAA
- a CDS encoding DNA polymerase sigma, putative, protein MKDRSAAVHVGSEDVPTARARGAARNKATSSKNRPGRTPICGKDAEENALADEPAKPTSPVAVDSSDAAVDRCGSVSTRNRAGDAITNKRSKVVDIPPPAPSVGLFSKFQERRGDFSSDWMLLQEENAANQPSEPPIAAELVMKLRERQAQMQISRDEVTLKTTGSSAVKNRDEGRLEALNEELRKQGADDGKSDSDVEYVPQEDTRGYRSLKQQGGEETTVVGSAVAAPSTNSDEAEKGFLDDFLGFSKGDSEKNADSRYAVQATVTLKNGKCVLASDEVSSGQGGYDPGHSYLGEETRSVPLWCVGRLTGQKEYAKDAAIALHQEICDFVKFHQPTEAEIAIRCLVEAEVVTIAKQLWPKCEPVVFGSMATGLLLPLSDVDITILNVDVPTEEALRLLAREISLSGICNTAYPQLVLKAKVPLLKFQHCGSLLDVDISINARDGPRNTLIVIDLLKHYREAEPLIVVVKYFLHQRGMDEPYHGGLGSFALTLMAISFLQQHPIYTGSPDQRLYCGLGRLLVDFFRYYGMYFRYDRCGLSVVGTGRCFKRTDVCASSVRPMTNGANSSLGRGGPQSGPPQVLLEDPGCPENNAASSLRNFNVIATSFTHAFRALTAVFEPNRRPGSSSPDALHIDQRPTLLSRILHVDGESVKRRQAIIEAHGSLLQDPNGRLVLQQVVDEHKQRRERMLENVSLLSCPPTSDRLVSHKRPREDSNEDKFSKSRRGDSCSSNDSSVRTARSLTRR, encoded by the coding sequence ATGAAAGATCGGTCGGCCGCTGTTCACGTTGGAAGTGAAGATGTGCCCACTGCGCGTGCCCGCGGGGCTGCCAGGAATAAGGCTACCAGTTCTAAGAACCGCCCCGGGCGTACTCCCATTTGCGGTAAGGATGCTGAAGAAAATGCTCTTGCTGACGAACCTGCTAAACCTACAAGCCCCGTCGCCGTTGACTCAAGCGATGCTGCTGTTGATCGGTGTGGCTCAGTTTCCACAAGAAACCGTGCCGGTGACGCGATCACCAACAAAAGATCGAAGGTAGTGGATATTCCCCCACCTGCCCCGTCAGTTGGTTTGTTTTCGAAATTCCAGGAGAGGAGGGGTGACTTTAGTTCCGATTGGATGCTGCTTCAAGAAGAGAATGCGGCTAATCAGCCTAGTGAACCCCCCATTGCTGCCGAGTTGGTAATGAAATTACGAGAGCGACAGGCCCAAATGCAGATAAGTAGAGATGAGGTCACCCTCAAGACTACAGGAAGCAGTGCAGTTAAGAACCGGGATGAGGGAAGACTAGAGGCTTTGAATGAGGAACTCAGGAAACAAGGTGCCGACGACGGTAAAAGTGACAGTGACGTGGAGTACGTCCCCCAGGAAGACACCCGCGGATATCGTTCGTTAAAACAACAGGGGGGTGAGGAAACTACGGTCGTGGGCTCGGCAGTTGCCGCACCTTCCACGAACTCTGATGAAGCGGAAAAGGGATTTCTCGACGATTTTCTCGGGTTTTCTAAGGGAGACAGCGAAAAAAATGCGGATTCGCGATACGCAGTGCAGGCGACTGTAACTTTGAAGAATGGAAAGTGCGTTTTAGCCTCAGATGAGGTTTCATCAGGTCAAGGTGGATACGACCCTGGGCACTCCTATTTGGGGGAGGAAACACGGTCTGTGCCTCTGTGGTGTGTGGGTCGTCTAACCGGACAAAAAGAATACGCCAAAGACGCGGCTATCGCTCTTCACCAGGAGATATGTGATTTCGTCAAGTTTCATCAACCTACTGAGGCTGAAATTGCTATACGGTGCTTAGTAGAAGCGGAGGTAGTCACCATCGCCAAACAACTGTGGCCAAAGTGTGAacctgtggtgtttggaAGTATGGCCACAGGGCTTCTGTTGCCACTCTCCGATGTTGACATAACTATCCTCAATGTGGATGTGCCGACAGAGGAAGCTCTAAGGCTTCTGGCGCGTGAGATTAGTTTGTCCGGCATCTGCAATACCGCTTACCCGCAGCTGGTTCTTAAGGCAAAAGTTCCGCTGCTAAAGTTTCAGCACTGTGGTTCGTTGCTGGATGTTGATATAAGCATCAACGCACGAGACGGGCCGCGGAACACGTTGATTGTCATTGATTTGCTGAAACACTATCGCGAGGCAGAGCCGCTGATTGTAGTCGTGAAATACTTTTTGCATCAGCGTGGAATGGACGAACCGTACCATGGCGGTTTGGGTTCCTTTGCCCTCACCCTTATGGCAATAAGTTTTTTGCAACAACACCCAATATACACAGGCTCTCCGGATCAACGTCTTTACTGTGGACTAGGCCGCCTTCTTGTGGATTTCTTCCGTTATTATGGCATGTACTTTCGTTATGATCGCTGCGGTTTGTCAGTTGTTGGTACTGGCAGATGCTTTAAACGTACGGACGTTTGTGCTTCTTCAGTGCGGCCCATGACCAATGGAGCCAATAGCTCGCTTGGGAGAGGAGGACCGCAATCTGGGCCACCACAAGTGTTACTGGAGGACCCGGGATGTCCCGAGAATAATGCAGCTAGTTCACTTCGTAATTTTAATGTCATTGCAACTTCTTTCACCCATGCATTCCGTGCGTTAACAGCGGTATTTGAACCCAACCGTAGGCCGGGTTCTTCCTCTCCTGATGCGTTGCACATTGACCAACGCCCAACGCTGCTGTCACGCATCTTGCACGTGGATGGGGAAAGTGTGAAGAGGCGACAGGCCATAATCGAAGCACATGGGTCACTCTTGCAAGATCCGAATGGCCGTCTTGTGTTGCAGCAGGTTGTAGATGAGCACAAACAGAGGAGGGAGCGCATGCTTGAAAACGTTTCGCTTCTCAGCTGCCCTCCCACAAGTGATAGGTTGGTTTCTCACAAACGACCTCGTGAAGATAGTAACGAAGACAAGTTCTCCAAGAGTAGGAGGGGCGACAGTTGCTCATCGAACGACAGTTCGGTCCGCACGGCTCGGTCATTGACCCGACGTTAA
- a CDS encoding malonyl-CoA decarboxylase, mitochondrial precursor, putative, with protein MLTLVRRPYCSRRMRFPFHLDNISRVSHRYNATDVTLQLSEDRLANWCRRLWALAQGGGDGDDDGSAVPASNGTTKSGSVFSGRGPHTEFTLVEEMKSVLVGEKGQLPPSVVSAVWDVYESIIPPSTLFDLSETISPNQEDAFFSFVALLMELDVDIVEVQAAVAQLNNTIQNIEDLNAQSGQFIAGGCSATVSAESCFREENRSGVGAAVLSSKLVKAKNNLLRQCVAALHAGSPVYYMWFKQSASVERGVRRLMDLRRCVMYFQKRCHCQVAQLQAELKRQHERQSSRQVIDSPPNSGPLTTNRELELWLLRQHHVSSIDVSLEYLFGDFFSKQWLVMEELTWRTTPPLLLEKVMAAESVHPFVGGLVDMKQRLQPAKNRHLFAFFHPAVVEEPLIAVQVALTRGIARSVDIILGRPHPPSVQERQNDQLGAANGEVADACSGARKHDPVEDVDTSMFYSINSVQSALRGVNLGNMLIKRVVREIEARLNGERHCAGLSPITTFSTISPVPGYLRWLVGEVAKLQQQVEMRSGSISLCSSSKKFAQPRIFGECSKPKAAELFSILRGAVLGLSHHRGRGCGHFISRLHYHLREGNEDAANLVTMQYLLALFGSPEEDGTGESGAPGKADEDVISPWWNDSEFTRTVEKPLLRSVAHYLYKEKHRNRILDPVGNFHISNGATMFRLNFLANCTADGSRQSATVMVNYLYEPACVDERVKAYGMQRSVPIGDDVLRLLNIS; from the coding sequence ATGTTGACCTTAGTCCGGCGCCCTTATTGCTCCAGGCGTATGAGGTTCCCTTTTCACTTAGACAACATCTCACGGGTGTCACATCGGTACAACGCAACGGATGTCACACTACAACTGTCAGAGGACCGACTGGCGAACTGGTGTCGGAGGCTTTGGGCCTTAGCGcagggtggtggtgatggtgatgatgatggttcgGCAGTTCCCGCAAGTAATGGAACGACAAAGTCGGGGTCGGTATTCAGTGGTCGGGGCCCTCATACTGAATTTACGCTTGTTGAGGAAATGAAATCTGTTTTGGTTGGAGAGAAAGGGCAGCTACCGCCATCTGTTGTGTCTGCCGTGTGGGATGTATACGAGTCTATCATTCCTCCCAGCACGCTGTTCGACTTGAGTGAGACCATATCTCCCAACCAAGAAGATGCGTTTTTTAGTTTCGTTGCTCTGTTGATGGAGCTTGACGTCGATATCGTAGAGGTACAAGCGGCGGTGGCGCAGCTTAACAATACCATTCAAAATATCGAGGACCTCAACGCTCAATCGGGTCAATTTATCGCTGGTGGATGTTCTGCGACCGTGTCAGCGGAAAGTTGCTTTAGGGAAGAGAACCGCAGCGGTGTGggtgctgctgttttgtCCTCCAAGCTTGTTAAGGCTAAGAACAATTTGCTTCGGCAATGCGTTGCTGCACTACATGCGGGTTCTCCTGTGTATTACATGTGGTTTAAGCAATCTGCTTCTGTGGAGCGTGGAGTGCGCAGACTGATGGATTTGCGTCGATGTGTAATGTATTTTCAAAAGAGGTGCCATTGCCAGGTGGCACAGCTTCAGGCCGAGTTGAAGCGTCAACATGAGCGGCAGTCGTCGCGTCAAGTAATCGATTCACCTCCAAACAGTGGTCCACTGACTACGAATAGAGAGCTTGAACTTTGGCTCCTCCGTCAGCATCATGTCTCATCTATTGACGTGTCGCTGGAGTACCTTTTCGGCGATTTTTTCTCGAAGCAGTGGCTTGTTATGGAGGAACTCACGTGGCGTACTACCCCACCTCTTCTGCTTGAGAAGGTGATGGCCGCCGAAAGCGTTCATCCCTTTGTTGGGGGTCTTGTGGATATGAAGCAGCGGTTGCAGCCTGCGAAAAATAGACACCTCTTCGCGTTTTTTCACCCGGCGGTTGTGGAGGAACCCCTAATTGCTGTACAAGTGGCCCTTACGCGTGGTATTGCCCGCTCCGTCGACATTATTTTAGGTCGTCCCCACCCCCCAAGCGTTCAGGAGCGCCAAAACGACCAATTGGGGGCTGCCAATGGTGAGGTGGCCGATGCTTGTTCAGGGGCACGAAAGCATGATCCTGTAGAGGACGTAGACACTTCCATGTTTTACAGTATCAACTCGGTGCAGTCAGCACTACGTGGTGTTAACCTTGGAAATATGCTCATCAAACGTGTAGTGCGGGAAATTGAAGCACGACTCAACGGCGAGCGTCATTGTGCCGGCCTCTCACCCATTACCACATTTTCCACAATTTCTCCCGTCCCTGGGTACTTAAGATGGTTGGTTGGAGAGGTGGCAAAGCTTCAGCAACAGGTGGAAATGCGCAGCGGAAGCATTTCGTTGTGTTCTTCCTCGAAAAAATTCGCGCAACCTCGAATTTTCGGAGAATGCTCGAAACCCAAGGCGGCGGAGCTTTTTTCAATACTTCGCGGCGCCGTCCTCGGTTTGTCACATCACAGAGGGAGGGGTTGTGGGCACTTTATTTCACGACTTCACTACCACCTACGTGAGGGGAATGAAGATGCTGCTAACCTCGTCACCATGCAGTATCTGTTGGCTCTTTTTGGGTCCCCTGAGGAGGATGGCACCGGTGAGAGCGGTGCCCCCGGCAAAGCAGATGAGGATGTCATTTCACCATGGTGGAATGATAGTGAGTTTACACGTACCGTTGAGAAACCGCTTCTCCGCTCGGTAGCGCACTATTTGTATAAGGAGAAGCACCGTAATCGTATTCTCGATCCGGTAGGGAACTTTCATATATCGAACGGGGCCACCATGTTCCGACTGAATTTTCTTGCCAACTGCACTGCGGATGGTAGCAGACAGAGTGCCACTGTAATGGTGAATTACCTCTACGAACCCGCTTGTGTGGATGAGCGTGTAAAGGCCTATGGGATGCAACGAAGTGTGCCTATTGGGGATGATGTTCTTCGACTCCTCAACATATCCTAA
- a CDS encoding protein kinase, putative, with protein MSEDSAAGGCTLRQTGPFLLKFVYATGTRLAAQNSLLPVAVGSAVVCTAFFTYICSSSPRWKGAPGLFGHANRNAPRRVKLGATQINVATGESTTTSTLWDIDSTDEGTRCAGGSGVVTATSSAVLLPRGTTPLCVEVSPSSSLFSSAHIPILYMHAPICRGGRRNGMVRHNKRKNASQGLMAHAIAQGMNLLSDVLWPRAVAIMSLVVDAVPRFVRCEIPNLNFLRNRWTFSFPSSQLLLLRSRLISSEADGMHTRCGTQQRPVAQADVKVMDETSDTHCELVVRVGDNSAAGITGALHADAVAQHLLRSSYSTNQYTTVPPLNPPSFSCGHASVAKQTDDVEAKAGTAHPPSGPWIQGATVRHGEMRIGRFLGRGRWGKVFQCCNPETGEVLAVKQLIFDDNDPKVRQRVGELRLELDVLRLANRCRVPWIVGFRGVERRGSSVLLFMEYCARGSLLDYLTQHVAAARRLTSRCGAEIVSERGGSPLPHRRDDLYCQSSCVEKGAGGTSNHRPVEGSLREETDGGILPPLPQVSPYSSDCRQRANAERPWSNPLALPIREIQRFMRQTVEALHFLHSNGYAHLDVKTANILVTADGDVRLADFGCCGRLRQGPTSLHTCVGHSHAVWPSGLLDGTPHAAAFSGSIAPSDPTRHNLSTPPVASMSESGDATAGAAGIHGSGSCNCVSGGDSVMYPTLVDDELTAEPRGTALYVAPEVIRLDKSRIGAPSDVWAAGCVAMELATGEVPWQHMAEEQLCVMFRVASTKEDLPLPPRIVEAVRDARWWLACYSNDAEANGRDVHDHHSAAKLLAHEGEEERRYDAATVLRCDRSENAANHFKCDIESLLNMQLLVSLEDFLHSCLHIRPEERPNCEEMLRHPFLVTR; from the coding sequence ATGAGTGAGGACAGCGCAGCGGGTGGGTGTACGTTGCGACAAACTGGCCCCTTCTTGCTGAAGTTCGTCTACGCGACGGGAACTCGGTTGGCCGCACAAAACTCACTGTTGCCCGTTGCCGTCGGCTCGGCGGTCGTATGCACAGCCTTTTTCACTTACATTTGTTCCAGTTCGCCTCGGTGGAAGGGTGCACCAGGTCTTTTCGGTCATGCCAATCGTAATGCTCCACGGCGTGTGAAACTCGGCGCAACCCAGATAAATGTTGCGACGGGAGagagcaccaccaccagtaCGTTGTGGGACATTGACAGCACCGATGAGGGCACACGATGCGCCGGTGGGTCGGGAGTGGTGACCGCAACGTCGTCGGCAGTGCTGTTACCGCGGGGCACCACCCCTCTGTGCGTTGAAGTTAGCCCCTCAAgttccttgttttcttccgcGCACATTCCTATCCTCTACATGCACGCACCCATCTGCCGTGGTGGAAGGCGTAATGGAATGGTGCGGCATAACAAACGCAAGAATGCCAGTCAAGGCTTGATGGCCCACGCGATAGCTCAAGGTATGAACCTCCTCAGTGACGTGTTGTGGCCAAGAGCAGTTGCGATCATGTCATTGGTTGTTGATGCTGTGCCTCGCTTCGTTAGATGTGAGATCCCTAACCTGAATTTCCTCAGAAATCGTTggacattttcttttccatcatcaCAACTACTTTTACTGCGATCGCGTTTGATTTCCAGTGAGGCAGATGGAATGCACACACGTTGCGGGACGCAGCAGCGACCGGTAGCACAAGCGGATGTAAAAGTAATGGATGAAACTTCGGACACACACTGCGAGTTGGTGGTGAGAGTAGGGGATAACAGCGCAGCAGGAATAACTGGTGCCCTCCACGCGGATGCAGTAGCACAACACCTGTTGAGGAGCAGTTACTCTACAAACCAGTACACCACTGTGCCCCCGCTTAATCCCCCGTCGTTTTCATGTGGTCACGCCTCGGTTGCTAAGCAAACTGATGACGTCGAAGCTAAAGCCGGCACCGCCCATCCGCCCTCTGGACCATGGATCCAAGGTGCTACCGTGCGTCATGGTGAAATGCGGATAGGCCGCTTCCTCGGAAGAGGGAGGTGGGGAAAAGTTTTCCAGTGCTGTAACCCCGAGACAGGTGAGGTTTTGGCAGTAAAACAGCTTATTTTTGACGATAATGACCCGAAAGTGCGGCAACGTGTAGGCGAGTTGCGACTCGAACTGGATGTGCTGAGGTTGGCGAATCGTTGCCGCGTGCCGTGGATTGTTGGATTCCGTGGGGTGGAGAGACGTGGTTCTTCCGTTTTACTCTTTATGGAGTACTGTGCTCGTGGTTCGCTGCTTGACTACCTGACGCAGCACGTCGCGGCAGCGCGGCGTTTGACTTCGAGATGTGGCGCCGAGATCGTCAGTGAGCGGGGTGGTTCTCCACTGCCCCATCGAAGGGACGATTTGTACTGCCAGTCGTCGTGTGTGGAAAAAGGTGCAGGGGGGACGAGTAATCACCGACCCGTAGAAGGTTCTTTGAGGGAAGAAACTGATGGAGGAATTCTTCCTCCACTTCCCCAAGTTTCCCCTTACTCTTCTGATTGCAGGCAGCGCGCCAATGCCGAGCGCCCCTGGTCCAACCCACTTGCGCTTCCCATCAGAGAGATTCAGCGGTTTATGCGACAAACAGTTGAGgcacttcattttcttcattccaATGGTTATGCGCACTTAGATGTGAAGACTGCCAATATTCTTGTCACGGCGGATGGTGACGTGCGTCTCGCAGACTTTGGATGTTGCGGGCGCTTACGGCAGGGTCCCACCTCGCTGCATACTTGTGTGGGGCATAGTCACGCTGTGTGGCCGTCGGGTCTTTTAGATGGCACTCCGCATGCGGCTGCTTTTTCTGGTTCCATTGCCCCTTCCGACCCAACACGTCATAATCTCTCAACACCACCGGTGGCATCGATGTCCGAGAGTGGCGACGCGACGGCTGGGGCCGCGGGGATTCACGGGAGTGGAAGCTGCAATTGCGTAAGCGGTGGAGATTCCGTTATGTATCCCACGTTGGTTGATGATGAACTAACTGCGGAGCCCCGTGGCACTGCGCTTTACGTTGCCCCAGAGGTGATCCGTCTGGACAAAAGTCGGATAGGCGCGCCCAGCGATGTGTGGGCCGCTGGTTGTGTGGCTATGGAACTTGCAACAGGAGAAGTGCCGTGGCAACATATGGCAGAAGAGCAGTTGTGCGTTATGTTTCGTGTTGCCTCAACAAAAGAGGATTTGCCGCTACCGCCACGCATTGTGGAGGCGGTACGTGATGCACGGTGGTGGTTAGCGTGCTACAGCAATGACGCTGAGGCTAATGGAAGGGACGTTCATGATCATCACAGTGCTGCTAAATTGTTGGCACAtgaaggagaagaggaacGAAGATACGACGCGGCCACCGTTCTGCGTTGCGATCGATCAGAGAATGCTGCAAATCACTTCAAATGTGATATAGAGAGTCTACTAAACATGCAGTTGCTTGTTTCATTGGAAGATTTTCTGCATTCGTGCCTACACATTCGGCCTGAGGAAAGACCAAACTGTGAAGAGATGTTAAGACATCCTTTCTTGGTCACCCGCTAA